One Thermostichus vulcanus str. 'Rupite' genomic region harbors:
- a CDS encoding PDZ domain-containing protein, with translation MQKPTHLFKLALALPASFLLADAVVAYPCDSVGGEAYNSYSPTVQVTSHSANGFTVQVVPASFINAVANGFIGVAIEAVDDQPAQTGLGRRLLGSAPTIRGVQVVGLLNDGPAQQAGLAHGDILIGVDGQRVTSVQHVQQIIQNIPVGQSVPITFRRGERVLSTVVAVGDGRVLRPLMLQQQ, from the coding sequence ATGCAGAAACCAACCCATCTGTTCAAGCTTGCCTTAGCCCTGCCCGCTTCCTTTTTGCTGGCAGATGCAGTTGTGGCCTATCCCTGCGACTCGGTTGGGGGTGAAGCCTACAACTCCTATAGCCCCACCGTTCAGGTCACCAGCCACAGCGCCAATGGCTTTACGGTTCAGGTGGTACCGGCTTCCTTTATCAATGCTGTTGCCAATGGTTTTATTGGCGTTGCCATCGAGGCCGTGGATGATCAGCCGGCCCAGACTGGTCTTGGCCGTCGCTTGTTGGGCTCCGCTCCTACAATTCGCGGAGTGCAGGTGGTTGGCCTGCTCAATGATGGCCCGGCTCAACAGGCTGGCTTGGCCCATGGCGACATTTTGATCGGAGTGGATGGCCAGCGAGTCACTTCAGTGCAGCATGTGCAGCAGATCATCCAGAATATCCCGGTTGGCCAATCGGTGCCGATTACATTCCGCCGTGGGGAACGGGTACTGTCTACGGTGGTTGCTGTCGGGGATGGCCGTGTCTTGCGGCCCCTGATGTTGCAGCAGCAATGA
- the pip gene encoding prolyl aminopeptidase, producing the protein MLRDLYPPIQPYDQGTLAVSPLHTLHYEQCGDPAGQPVIFLHGGPGGGIDPIYRQYFDPQRWRVVLFDQRGCGKSRPYAELRENTTWDLVADIEKLRQHLRIDRWLVFGGSWGSTLALAYGQTHPQSCLGFILRGIFLLRAFEIRWFYQSGANHFFPEAWEHFLAPIPVEERGDLLAAYHRRLTDPDREVRLRAARAWAIWEASTSKLIPSSDLIERFGQGEFAEAFARIECHYFVHGGFLDPEDQLLRGVERIRHLPGVIVQGRYDVVCPPISAWELHQAWPEAEFQLIPDAGHSMTEPGIRSALIEATDRLANL; encoded by the coding sequence ATGCTGCGCGACCTCTATCCCCCAATTCAGCCCTACGATCAGGGCACACTGGCGGTTTCACCTCTGCATACGCTGCACTACGAGCAATGTGGGGATCCCGCTGGTCAGCCGGTCATTTTTCTCCATGGTGGGCCGGGGGGAGGCATTGATCCCATCTATCGACAGTATTTCGATCCCCAGCGTTGGCGGGTGGTGTTGTTTGATCAACGCGGCTGTGGGAAAAGTCGCCCCTACGCTGAGCTGCGAGAGAACACCACCTGGGATCTGGTGGCGGATATCGAAAAACTCCGTCAGCACCTGCGAATCGACCGCTGGTTGGTGTTTGGGGGCAGTTGGGGTAGCACCCTCGCCCTCGCCTATGGGCAAACCCATCCGCAGTCTTGCTTGGGGTTCATTTTGCGGGGCATTTTTCTGTTGCGCGCTTTTGAAATCCGCTGGTTTTACCAGTCAGGCGCCAACCACTTCTTTCCAGAGGCTTGGGAGCACTTCCTAGCGCCGATCCCGGTAGAAGAACGGGGCGACCTGTTGGCAGCTTACCATCGCCGCCTGACGGATCCTGATCGAGAGGTGCGGTTGAGGGCGGCGCGAGCCTGGGCCATTTGGGAGGCCAGCACCAGCAAGTTGATCCCCAGCTCAGATTTGATCGAACGGTTTGGCCAGGGGGAATTTGCCGAAGCCTTTGCTCGCATTGAGTGTCACTACTTTGTCCATGGCGGCTTTCTGGATCCCGAAGATCAGCTGCTCAGGGGTGTGGAGCGTATTCGCCATCTGCCGGGGGTGATTGTGCAGGGTCGTTACGATGTGGTCTGTCCACCCATTTCTGCCTGGGAACTGCATCAGGCTTGGCCAGAGGCGGAGTTCCAGTTGATCCCGGATGCTGGACACTCCATGACGGAACCCGGGATCCGCAGTGCCCTCATTGAGGCTACCGATCGCTTGGCTAACCTATGA
- a CDS encoding glycoside hydrolase, with translation MTYPLHVALIWHQHQPLYKSPVAGKYRMPWVRLHGIKDYLDLILLLERFPRLHQTVNLVPSLIIQIEEYVAGSAFDPYLELTLTPTEKLNTEQLRFVIERFFDSHYPHMIEPYPRYRQLYEQRESQGVNWCLQYWTQQDFSDLLAWHNLSWFDPLFQEDPEIEGWIKMGSGFTLADRQRIYAKQQQILSAIIPQHAKMQSSGQLELTTSPYTHPILPLLVSERSARVARPGLPLPRYSFHWEQDVHVHLERGKQVYRERFGRDPRGLWPSEQAVSPAILIPIQKQGFNWIISDEGVLGWSLGHPFHRDEQGHILEADQLYRPYRLETELGELAIIFRDHRLSDLIGFSYSAMSADAAAKDLIGHLETIRNRLPQDQPWLVTIALDGENCWEYYPQDGKPFLENLYTRLSQHPSLRLVTVSEFLDQFPPTEFLPAEQLHSGSWIEADFTTWIGDPVKNRAWELLAQARQVIQDHPNANPQAWEALWAAEGSDWFWWFGMGHSSAHDAVFDQLFREHLQALYSALGETVPTVLYFPLEDHDGLGDRLPQGFIHPTINGRPAEREWTQAGRVEIGGARGTMHRNSIIRRLWYGFDHFNFYLRLDFSSAIQRPKQLQVLWFYPNRITVNSAIPLQSLPEEAPLNYHYRHLLQLFLPSPSPGQHPAQVEAKLLEAGANHSWHAIDHQIQAVVDTCLEVAVPWANLGTQPGQEMQFIIVAAERDTFQEAIPPKATIALRIP, from the coding sequence ATGACCTACCCGCTCCATGTTGCCTTAATCTGGCACCAGCATCAGCCTCTTTACAAAAGTCCGGTGGCGGGAAAATATCGCATGCCCTGGGTGCGCCTGCACGGCATCAAAGACTACCTGGATCTCATCCTGCTGTTGGAGCGCTTTCCCCGTCTGCACCAAACCGTCAATCTGGTGCCCTCCCTGATCATACAAATCGAAGAGTACGTGGCAGGTTCAGCGTTTGACCCCTACCTGGAGCTGACCCTGACCCCGACAGAAAAACTCAACACCGAGCAGTTGCGCTTTGTAATCGAGCGCTTCTTCGACAGCCACTACCCCCACATGATCGAGCCCTATCCCCGCTATCGGCAGCTCTACGAGCAACGGGAATCCCAGGGGGTGAACTGGTGTTTGCAGTACTGGACTCAGCAAGACTTCAGCGATTTGCTGGCCTGGCACAATCTGTCCTGGTTTGATCCGCTCTTTCAGGAGGATCCAGAAATCGAAGGCTGGATCAAGATGGGATCCGGGTTCACCCTGGCGGATCGACAACGGATCTACGCCAAACAGCAACAGATCCTCAGTGCCATTATTCCCCAGCACGCCAAAATGCAGAGCAGCGGGCAACTGGAGTTGACCACCAGCCCCTATACCCACCCCATTTTGCCCCTGTTGGTGAGTGAACGATCAGCACGGGTGGCTCGACCGGGATTGCCCTTACCCCGCTACAGCTTCCACTGGGAACAGGATGTCCACGTTCACCTGGAACGGGGTAAACAGGTTTACCGAGAGCGTTTTGGCCGGGATCCGCGCGGGCTGTGGCCCTCAGAACAAGCCGTCAGCCCTGCTATTCTGATCCCGATTCAGAAGCAAGGTTTCAACTGGATCATCTCTGATGAAGGGGTCTTGGGTTGGAGTCTGGGGCACCCTTTTCACCGCGATGAGCAGGGTCATATCCTCGAGGCGGATCAGCTTTACCGGCCTTATCGCCTGGAGACGGAATTGGGAGAATTGGCGATCATCTTTCGGGATCACCGCCTTTCGGATTTAATCGGCTTCAGCTACAGTGCCATGTCTGCCGATGCCGCTGCCAAAGATCTAATTGGGCACCTAGAAACCATTCGCAACCGCCTGCCGCAGGATCAACCCTGGCTGGTCACCATTGCTTTGGATGGAGAAAATTGCTGGGAATACTATCCGCAAGACGGTAAGCCCTTTCTGGAAAACCTCTACACCCGCCTCAGTCAGCACCCATCCCTACGTTTGGTGACAGTTTCCGAGTTTTTGGATCAGTTTCCCCCCACCGAGTTTTTGCCTGCAGAGCAGCTCCACAGCGGCTCTTGGATCGAGGCAGATTTCACCACCTGGATCGGGGATCCCGTCAAAAATCGCGCCTGGGAACTCCTCGCCCAAGCCCGTCAAGTGATTCAAGATCACCCCAATGCCAACCCACAAGCCTGGGAAGCCCTTTGGGCCGCGGAGGGATCCGATTGGTTTTGGTGGTTTGGTATGGGCCATTCCTCTGCCCACGATGCCGTTTTTGATCAATTGTTTCGGGAACACCTGCAAGCGCTCTACAGTGCCCTGGGTGAAACTGTGCCGACGGTGCTGTACTTTCCCCTCGAAGACCACGATGGCCTCGGGGATCGCCTGCCCCAGGGATTTATTCACCCCACCATCAATGGCCGACCGGCAGAACGGGAATGGACCCAAGCGGGGCGGGTCGAGATTGGGGGGGCAAGGGGCACCATGCACCGCAACAGCATCATCCGGCGCCTCTGGTACGGCTTTGACCACTTCAACTTCTATTTGCGGCTGGATTTCAGCTCCGCCATCCAACGGCCCAAACAACTGCAAGTGCTGTGGTTTTATCCCAACCGCATTACCGTCAACAGCGCCATTCCCCTACAATCGCTGCCGGAAGAAGCCCCCCTTAATTATCACTATCGCCACCTGTTGCAGTTGTTCTTACCCTCCCCCAGCCCTGGTCAGCATCCCGCCCAGGTTGAGGCTAAGCTCCTAGAGGCCGGGGCTAACCACAGTTGGCATGCGATTGACCATCAAATTCAAGCGGTGGTGGATACCTGCCTAGAGGTGGCGGTTCCTTGGGCTAACTTGGGCACACAGCCGGGGCAAGAAATGCAGTTCATCATTGTGGCGGCGGAACGGGATACGTTCCAGGAGGCGATCCCTCCCAAAGCTACAATTGCCCTGCGCATTCCGTGA
- a CDS encoding sensor histidine kinase produces MFSSLWRSLQNRLMLISIGACLAVLGTTGGIATYRLRYDLFVRTNRWHETTVGAFQQDVATYREFYPEAMAIQRTIDKYTRSDRWFKVTNAAGDVLATSLNFDSQPEVLITPPAVPTLMRDRDYYFILCRQPLDPSNPNGLKVTTVTDVTDSYEVYLAFLRTLVLSGVSTASLIAFLGSLLIRRSLLPLHSMSQLSATLSPQTLPQARLILENAPTEVEQLAESFNGMLNRLSAAWDQEKQLLSNISHELRTPLAIVHGYLESTLRRGDNLTDHQRENLTLSLEETQRVVRLLKDLLDLARAESGVSRIQMKPLRLDWFLEEIAALSKQLGPNPIFVENHPTPLTVMADWDRLKQVMLNLISNAIRYSDPDAPITLRLKESAGQALIQVQDQGIGIPLDQQSRIFERFHSVSTSRSRQQGGIGLGLTIAKAFVENMRGRISVSSAPDKGSTFTVTLPLQPYSGVQPDPKG; encoded by the coding sequence GTGTTTTCCTCTCTCTGGCGGTCCTTACAAAATCGGTTGATGTTGATTTCCATCGGGGCCTGCCTTGCGGTGTTGGGAACAACCGGAGGAATTGCCACTTACCGCCTCCGCTACGACCTGTTTGTGCGGACTAATCGTTGGCATGAAACAACGGTTGGTGCCTTTCAGCAGGATGTAGCTACCTACCGAGAGTTTTACCCAGAGGCAATGGCGATCCAACGCACCATCGACAAGTACACCCGTTCGGATCGCTGGTTTAAGGTCACCAATGCAGCGGGAGATGTCTTGGCCACGTCTCTCAATTTCGACAGCCAGCCAGAGGTGCTCATTACCCCGCCCGCTGTGCCTACCCTGATGCGGGATCGGGATTACTACTTCATCCTCTGTCGGCAACCGCTGGATCCGAGCAATCCCAATGGTCTTAAAGTTACTACTGTTACAGATGTTACCGATTCCTACGAAGTGTACTTAGCTTTTCTGCGCACCTTGGTGTTATCTGGTGTTTCTACCGCATCGCTGATTGCCTTTTTGGGATCCCTGTTGATCCGGCGGTCTCTCTTGCCCTTACACAGCATGAGCCAGTTATCGGCGACCCTCTCCCCCCAAACACTACCGCAAGCCCGCCTGATTTTGGAAAATGCCCCTACCGAAGTGGAGCAGTTGGCGGAATCCTTTAACGGCATGTTGAATCGCCTGTCGGCAGCTTGGGATCAGGAAAAACAACTGCTCAGCAACATTTCCCATGAACTGCGCACCCCTTTGGCAATTGTGCATGGCTACCTAGAAAGCACTTTGCGGCGAGGCGACAACCTGACGGATCACCAACGGGAAAACCTCACCCTTTCTCTGGAAGAAACCCAACGGGTGGTTCGCTTGCTCAAGGATTTGTTGGATTTGGCACGAGCAGAATCAGGGGTGTCGCGCATACAAATGAAACCCTTGCGTTTGGATTGGTTTTTGGAAGAGATTGCTGCTCTGTCCAAGCAATTGGGGCCTAACCCCATCTTTGTGGAAAATCACCCGACTCCTCTAACGGTGATGGCGGATTGGGATCGTCTTAAGCAGGTGATGCTGAACCTGATTTCCAACGCAATTCGTTACTCGGATCCCGATGCTCCCATCACGTTGCGTCTCAAGGAATCCGCCGGCCAAGCCTTGATTCAGGTTCAGGATCAGGGCATTGGCATCCCATTGGATCAGCAATCCCGGATTTTCGAACGTTTTCACTCTGTTTCCACCAGCCGCAGTCGCCAGCAAGGGGGCATTGGCCTTGGTCTGACAATTGCCAAAGCCTTTGTAGAAAATATGCGCGGCCGGATCAGCGTGTCATCGGCTCCCGACAAGGGCAGCACCTTCACGGTCACTCTGCCCTTACAACCCTACTCTGGGGTTCAGCCGGATCCCAAAGGATAA
- a CDS encoding HNH endonuclease, whose amino-acid sequence MTAATHILEQSIVVFSQNYLPISRVNIKRAIVLLLTGKAEPLAMMNVPVWKVRSPSHVIEVPEHIRLTIKGKERTWRVPPVNRREVLRRDHHTCQYCGSTNHLTLDHVVPLSKGGSHSWDNVVTACERCNQRKGNRTPEQANMPLLSHPRAPIHPTVAFAEQFWREHQIRQE is encoded by the coding sequence ATGACTGCTGCTACCCACATTCTGGAACAGTCGATCGTCGTCTTCTCCCAAAACTATCTGCCCATTAGCCGGGTCAACATCAAGCGGGCGATTGTGCTGCTGCTGACGGGCAAAGCGGAGCCTTTGGCGATGATGAATGTGCCGGTGTGGAAGGTGCGCTCCCCCAGTCATGTGATCGAGGTACCTGAACACATTCGCCTTACCATCAAAGGCAAAGAACGCACTTGGCGCGTCCCTCCGGTGAATCGGCGGGAAGTGTTGCGGCGGGATCACCACACTTGCCAATACTGTGGCAGCACCAACCACCTGACTCTGGATCATGTGGTGCCCCTTTCCAAAGGGGGATCCCATAGCTGGGACAATGTCGTGACGGCCTGTGAACGGTGTAATCAACGCAAGGGCAACCGTACCCCAGAGCAGGCCAATATGCCGCTGCTCAGTCACCCGCGAGCGCCCATTCACCCAACCGTGGCCTTTGCCGAGCAGTTCTGGCGGGAACATCAAATCCGTCAGGAGTGA
- a CDS encoding phycobiliprotein lyase, translating into MTVMEFFALSAGEWMSQRTSHHLAFRRSEGGKSKVQIATLAADDPAVVRICKLFKVDPRRAVGAARVQWNGEQEWDNEEYKGDVVLVPIPDEADPTRGQLLRDQGYAEKVPVAGTYVMGSDGALTLYTEYEMTESEERIWFASPNLRLRASTVKRFGGFSMASFCSEVRKLSASPTPIPEMAKSRSS; encoded by the coding sequence ATGACCGTAATGGAATTTTTCGCCCTTAGTGCTGGGGAGTGGATGAGTCAGCGCACCAGCCACCATCTTGCTTTTCGCCGCTCCGAGGGGGGTAAGTCCAAGGTACAGATCGCCACCCTGGCTGCAGATGATCCGGCGGTCGTGCGCATTTGTAAGCTGTTTAAGGTGGATCCGCGCCGGGCTGTTGGGGCAGCGCGGGTGCAGTGGAATGGCGAACAGGAGTGGGATAACGAAGAGTACAAGGGGGATGTGGTGTTGGTGCCGATCCCGGACGAGGCCGACCCAACGCGGGGGCAACTGTTGCGGGATCAAGGGTATGCCGAGAAAGTGCCCGTGGCGGGTACCTATGTGATGGGATCCGATGGTGCCCTCACCCTCTACACGGAATATGAGATGACCGAATCGGAGGAGCGTATTTGGTTTGCCAGCCCCAATTTGCGGCTGCGGGCCAGCACAGTCAAGCGGTTTGGAGGGTTCAGCATGGCCTCCTTCTGTTCGGAAGTGCGTAAACTTTCGGCTAGCCCTACCCCCATCCCTGAAATGGCCAAGTCCCGGTCTTCCTAG
- the hypB gene encoding hydrogenase nickel incorporation protein HypB — MHQVLDMGINLLHANQHQADHNRDHFDGWGVTCLNLMSGPGAGKTSLLEKTLAALSNQLRIAVIEGDMTTQLDAERLRRYGIPVIAINTGRACHLDAAMVAGGLHQLESLLDPRQLDLLLVENVGNLVCPAEFEVGEHAKVALLSVTEGEDKPLKYPIMFREADCLLITKVDLVSVLDIDLERIQANIREINPSVPIFCLSAKTGAGLDPWLSWIRAQIQAHSSRLAKAGSPAS, encoded by the coding sequence ATGCATCAAGTGCTGGACATGGGGATTAACCTCCTCCACGCCAACCAACACCAGGCTGACCACAACCGGGATCACTTCGATGGCTGGGGGGTAACTTGCCTGAATCTCATGAGCGGGCCGGGGGCAGGCAAAACCTCGCTGCTGGAAAAGACCTTGGCCGCCCTCTCTAATCAACTGCGTATTGCCGTGATCGAGGGGGACATGACCACTCAGCTGGATGCGGAACGGCTGCGTCGCTACGGGATCCCGGTGATTGCCATCAATACGGGGCGGGCCTGTCATTTGGATGCGGCCATGGTGGCGGGGGGCTTGCACCAACTGGAATCGCTGCTGGATCCGCGGCAACTGGATTTGTTGCTGGTGGAAAATGTCGGCAACTTGGTTTGTCCGGCGGAGTTTGAAGTGGGGGAACACGCCAAGGTGGCACTCCTCAGCGTGACGGAAGGGGAGGATAAACCTCTGAAATACCCGATCATGTTTCGAGAGGCGGATTGCCTGCTGATCACCAAGGTTGATCTGGTCTCGGTGCTGGATATTGATCTGGAGCGCATTCAGGCCAATATCCGCGAGATCAACCCCTCTGTCCCCATTTTTTGTCTTTCTGCCAAAACAGGTGCTGGATTGGATCCCTGGCTGAGCTGGATTCGCGCCCAGATTCAGGCCCATTCCAGCCGGTTGGCAAAAGCGGGATCCCCTGCTTCGTAA
- a CDS encoding AAA family ATPase: MADLSDFVQGIEQLIELAQKLDEKKQSGELRTEVRIQSRPLGSSIPRSGSIPPRRGSVQTATGGGDSSWSSEPQVSPAPAPPDPTATPTQTGSRLKDVGGLKEQLQILREMVEIPLKRPELLAKLGLEPPRGVLLVGAPGTGKTLTARALAESLGVNYIAIVGPEIIGKYYGEAESRLRQVFEKAAKSAPCLVFIDEIDALVPNRAAVEGEVEKRLVAQMLGLMDGFAAHKGIVVLAATNRPDAIDPALRRPGRFDREVIFKVPDREGRREILAIHTRDMPLDADVDLDTLADQTLGFVGADLRGLCQAAAYAALRRQVPDLGSSVPESLTVSAADFQLALQQVKPAVLRSVEIESPQVSWEQIGGLGQAKHILQEAVEGSLLHPELYEQAQAQAPKGVLLSGPPGTGKTLLAKAIASQAKANFIAVSGPELLSKWVGSSEQAVRELFARARQCAPCVVFIDEIDTLAPARGSYSGDSGVSDRVLGQLLSELDGIRPSQGVLLVAATNRKASLDPALTRAGRLELHLSVELPDQAGRREILAVHNRTRPLGPDVDLENWAERTEGWSGADLALLSNRAAIAAIRRHRAGAVRVSGTESLVVDAKTLVIRQEDFLQAFEELCQQRQSN; this comes from the coding sequence ATGGCAGATCTCAGCGACTTTGTACAGGGTATTGAGCAGTTAATCGAGCTGGCTCAGAAGCTAGACGAAAAAAAACAAAGTGGGGAACTGCGAACCGAGGTGCGTATTCAAAGCCGTCCCCTCGGCAGTTCCATTCCCCGCTCCGGTTCCATTCCTCCCCGCCGCGGTAGCGTCCAAACCGCCACTGGAGGGGGGGACTCCTCCTGGAGCAGTGAGCCGCAAGTTTCCCCTGCCCCGGCTCCACCCGACCCGACCGCAACGCCTACCCAGACCGGATCTCGTCTCAAGGATGTGGGTGGGTTGAAGGAACAACTGCAAATTCTGCGGGAAATGGTGGAAATCCCCCTGAAGCGACCGGAACTGCTGGCCAAACTGGGGTTAGAACCCCCACGGGGGGTGCTGCTGGTGGGAGCCCCTGGCACCGGCAAAACCCTGACTGCTCGTGCTTTAGCGGAAAGCTTGGGGGTAAACTACATCGCCATTGTTGGCCCGGAAATCATCGGCAAATACTACGGTGAGGCAGAATCCCGCCTGCGACAGGTGTTTGAAAAGGCGGCCAAATCAGCCCCCTGTTTGGTGTTTATCGATGAAATCGACGCCCTAGTCCCGAACCGAGCGGCGGTAGAAGGAGAGGTGGAAAAGCGCTTGGTGGCGCAAATGCTGGGGTTGATGGATGGGTTTGCTGCCCACAAAGGTATTGTGGTGCTGGCGGCCACCAATCGGCCTGATGCCATTGATCCGGCGCTGCGGCGTCCGGGACGCTTTGACCGGGAGGTGATCTTTAAGGTGCCGGATCGGGAGGGGCGGCGGGAAATTCTCGCCATTCACACCCGTGATATGCCTCTGGATGCAGACGTGGATCTGGACACTCTGGCGGATCAAACCCTGGGCTTTGTCGGGGCGGATCTGCGCGGGTTGTGTCAAGCGGCCGCCTACGCGGCTTTGCGGCGGCAGGTGCCGGATCTAGGCTCCTCTGTCCCGGAATCCTTGACGGTTTCGGCGGCGGATTTTCAATTGGCTTTGCAACAGGTGAAACCGGCGGTGCTGCGTTCGGTGGAGATTGAGTCTCCTCAGGTGAGTTGGGAGCAAATCGGGGGATTGGGCCAAGCCAAACACATTTTGCAAGAGGCTGTCGAGGGATCCCTGCTGCATCCAGAACTGTATGAGCAGGCCCAAGCCCAAGCCCCGAAAGGGGTACTCCTCAGTGGCCCACCCGGCACCGGCAAAACCCTGCTAGCCAAAGCGATTGCCTCTCAAGCCAAAGCCAATTTCATCGCGGTATCCGGCCCTGAGTTGCTCAGCAAATGGGTGGGATCCTCCGAGCAAGCGGTGCGGGAGTTGTTTGCCCGAGCCCGTCAATGCGCTCCCTGTGTGGTGTTTATTGACGAAATTGATACCCTAGCGCCCGCGCGGGGGAGCTACTCCGGCGACAGTGGCGTTAGCGACCGCGTTTTGGGGCAGTTGCTCTCCGAACTGGATGGGATCCGTCCCAGTCAAGGAGTACTGCTGGTGGCCGCCACCAACCGTAAAGCCAGTTTGGATCCCGCTCTCACCCGGGCTGGCCGCCTGGAACTGCACCTGAGCGTCGAGTTACCGGATCAAGCAGGGCGACGGGAAATCTTGGCCGTCCACAATCGCACCCGTCCCTTGGGGCCCGATGTGGATCTGGAGAATTGGGCTGAGCGCACCGAAGGTTGGAGTGGCGCAGATTTGGCCCTCCTCAGTAACCGAGCCGCCATTGCTGCCATTCGTCGTCACCGTGCCGGGGCTGTTCGTGTCAGCGGGACAGAGTCCTTGGTCGTCGATGCCAAGACCTTGGTGATTCGACAGGAAGACTTTTTGCAAGCCTTTGAGGAACTGTGCCAACAACGCCAATCCAATTGA
- the glcD gene encoding glycolate oxidase subunit GlcD — protein sequence MSVQASHPLQTGLTFDWLKLITELKTILDPERVISKPEELLVYECDGLTSYRQMPALVVLPRSTEEIAAVIQRCHQYRVPFVARGSGTGLSGGALPVENCVVIATTLMKRILEIDLENRYMVVQPGVINTWITQAVAAQGYFYAPDPSSQSVCSIGGNVAENSGGVHCLKYGVTANHILGLKVVLPDGEILELGGKIPEMPGYDLVGLFVGSEGTLGIATEITLRLVKTPEQIQVLLADFDSVEAAGSTVSDIIAAGIIPAGMEIMDNFSINAVEDVVNLGYYPRDAAAILLVEVDGLPLEVEEASEQVKALCFKNGARQVQTASDAEERLRVWKGRKAAFAAMGKLSPNYYVQDGVIPRSQLSLVLAEIERLSREYGYPVANVFHAGDGNLHPLILYDESVPGSLEKVEKLGGEILKLCVQLGGSISGEHGIGADKRCYMPEMFAAADLETMQWVRQVFDPEHLANPGKIFPTPRTCGEAAHAHAQWEGIPAF from the coding sequence ATGTCTGTCCAGGCTTCTCATCCTCTGCAAACGGGTCTTACCTTCGACTGGCTCAAGCTGATTACCGAGCTGAAAACGATCTTGGATCCAGAGCGAGTCATTAGCAAGCCGGAAGAACTGCTGGTGTACGAATGCGACGGGCTGACCAGCTATCGACAGATGCCCGCCTTGGTGGTCTTGCCCCGTAGCACCGAAGAGATTGCAGCGGTGATTCAGCGATGTCATCAGTATCGGGTACCATTTGTTGCCCGTGGCTCGGGAACTGGCCTATCGGGAGGGGCTTTGCCGGTGGAAAACTGCGTAGTGATCGCCACAACCCTGATGAAGCGGATCCTAGAGATCGATCTGGAAAACCGTTACATGGTGGTGCAGCCAGGGGTAATCAATACCTGGATCACACAAGCCGTCGCTGCCCAGGGCTATTTCTACGCGCCGGATCCCTCAAGCCAGTCGGTTTGCTCGATTGGGGGAAATGTTGCAGAAAATTCGGGAGGGGTTCATTGCCTGAAGTATGGGGTGACTGCCAACCACATCCTTGGGCTGAAAGTCGTGTTACCAGACGGGGAAATCCTTGAGCTAGGGGGCAAAATCCCAGAAATGCCTGGCTATGACCTAGTGGGCTTGTTTGTGGGATCCGAGGGCACCCTCGGCATTGCCACAGAAATTACCCTGCGCCTTGTCAAAACCCCAGAACAGATTCAAGTCTTGCTCGCTGATTTTGACAGCGTCGAGGCTGCCGGTTCCACCGTATCCGACATTATTGCTGCCGGGATCATTCCAGCGGGCATGGAAATCATGGATAACTTCAGCATCAATGCTGTTGAGGATGTGGTGAATTTGGGCTATTACCCTCGGGACGCGGCAGCCATTTTACTGGTGGAAGTGGATGGTCTCCCACTCGAAGTGGAGGAAGCCAGCGAACAGGTGAAAGCGCTGTGTTTTAAGAATGGGGCGCGTCAAGTACAAACTGCTTCGGATGCCGAAGAACGCTTGCGGGTGTGGAAGGGTCGCAAGGCTGCTTTTGCCGCTATGGGTAAGTTAAGCCCCAATTACTATGTACAAGATGGAGTGATTCCCCGCAGTCAGCTTTCTCTTGTCTTGGCGGAAATTGAGCGCCTCAGTCGAGAGTATGGTTATCCAGTAGCCAATGTTTTTCATGCCGGCGATGGCAATTTACATCCTCTGATTCTTTACGATGAGTCTGTACCGGGATCCCTGGAGAAAGTAGAAAAACTGGGGGGAGAAATTCTCAAGCTCTGTGTCCAACTGGGGGGCAGTATTTCCGGTGAGCATGGCATTGGAGCCGATAAACGCTGTTATATGCCGGAGATGTTTGCTGCTGCCGATTTAGAAACGATGCAGTGGGTCAGACAGGTGTTTGATCCCGAGCATCTTGCCAATCCTGGGAAGATCTTTCCCACACCCCGCACCTGTGGCGAAGCAGCCCATGCCCATGCTCAATGGGAAGGGATCCCGGCTTTTTGA